In the genome of Hydra vulgaris chromosome 06, alternate assembly HydraT2T_AEP, the window GGTCGATTATAGAACTGGGAAGACAGCAAGTTCAAAAATTATCCATTCatctaaataaagaaaaatgttattgaagCTTACATCAACAATAGTAGCGGCGACAGCAACAATGTTAACCTCCAATTTCAAGTCTGAGTTAAAATATCAAGAGTCAGAAGATTCGGAAAAACAGTCCACAAGTACCATCAAGAACAACAGCAAAACCAAAACTGCAACCAAATTAGTACCATCTTCAAAATTAGTAACATCTTCAAAGTTATCAACAAGCAAAAGCAGCAACCATTTAATCACAAAATAGGATCGACATTCAGACACCTTCACAGTGGGGGTATATTCAGATCAACTATTAAAGATGCTGTTAAActtaaacaagatttaaataaCACATTCAGAAAGCTGGTCACTGCACTTGATGTTAAAagtgttattcatttttattttatttatttcatcagtaaaaaaagaatacaatatataaataaaacttagaTGTTTGGGGCTAAATGAAGACAATACTTGCTTTATCACTACGCCCTGACGTGCTTTCATTAGCAAGTGTGTACAACCATTAAAAGGTAAgcatacaataacttttttttttaatttttaatttaagtgcCCCAAGAATTCCTAACGGTATTATCACGGAGCACCGTGGGTGAGCATTTAGTTGGAAATTCAAGCCTCATTCGTAACCAATAtcgcaaaattttaaaaaatcttgtagGGTAGGATTAATCTTATttgaaaagtgttttaaatattatcggtgatattttattatgaagtttgtacataaaaattGGAATTTGATAAAGGTTTTACTGAAAATCATTAAGTATgtgatgatttttaaatatttctttagttttatgCGTCTATTAGTCACCAAGACTACTAAATTGTCTATTTAGTATTATGTGTCTATTAGTTACCAAGAATACCGTGTTAGTGTTGAAGGATAAACTTCTTTATAATATACTATAGAATATTCATCatcagttaaaattaaatatttaaaattttgctaaaatacCGATAaaggtgtttaaaaaaacaacaatacaaatagtaattatTCTTGCTCAAATTAATTACagtattattacaaaaatacaataaattcaattaaaaagtttaacatatcaTTCTAAAGAAATAGgaaataacaaaagaatagGTTAAAAAGATACGCAATATATATAGAAAGTAGTAGCTAAACAGAAAGTGTCATTTGGACGAGGTTGACCTGTTTATTCATACCATTttataaacatactttttttaagttttaactcaaattttttagatGCCGAatctaaaaccaaaaaatacttATCACTTATTTGCATGAAACAATTACTCTTTGGTGCCTAATAGAAGGGGGGTTGGaaatatcattaaaacttattaagcAGGGGGGCTAGAATAAGCGCGCGGGGGGAGGGGGAGATGGGTTGGAAAAtttcgagtttttttaaatacttaaagcAATAACTaagtaatgtttttgttaactattaacatatatattagtGTCTGAAaacaagtaaatatataaaaaagaagtacTAGTCTTTCTGtccttttaaaaattcttttggtAGTCGCCATTGTGTTCTTACACTCTGATATTACAACGTATTACAAGTAAATAAGTACTGTAAATGATACGACGTGACGATAGAAAGAAAATAGaacgttcttttttttaaaacaaagttttttgaataaatgataTTACGTAACGTaagtagtgaaaaagaaaatttttataaaaaattgtcgtTTTGGATggaattttttctaaaatttaatagCCGGGGGGGTTGGAATAAGAATGTCCTGGGTGGAAAATTAGCGAGGGGGGGGGGGCAGGTCTATTTGGCACCAAAGAGTATTAGTGTGGAAATGCTTATAAATATGAGAATATCTTgctaatgaatatatatatatatatatatatatatatatatatatatatatatatatatatatatatatatatatatatatatatatatatatatatatatagggggaaggcgcctatgatggcatacttaactttgaagcttcattattcagtatcctgaagaccaataataaaagttttgatatggataCATTCCTTGTTACATCTAGAAAAATAATTACCCTGGGAGTTTTCAtcagttatgttttttttataagttattcttattgtaaaaaaacCCACAAGTGTGCCATCATAGGCAACCActgctcctatgatggcataggggAGGATGGGGCTAGTTAGAATAGAGGGTAACTTAATGATTTCATTTAACCTTAGAGTCTTCCCTCAGAAAAGCCAGAAATTACTCGAAATCATTCTAATTTACCATTTCATGCTACACGCCAGCATTGTAAAATTTTGCGCATGCGCATAGGATATATTGCGTTTTACGTATTTTTTggaccaaaaaaaattttggagcatcgctttcttttaactttacttaaaaataagtttttcttataaaaaaaaaaaaaggttttcccAACTCGTCAATATTTCAACACCCCCAACTCGTCAGTATGCCATCATGGGTaaaagtcatcattttcattaaaacaagctGTGTCTGCtttgttcaaaagataaaattaaagtaactattccactaaatgcacaaaacttgaatataaaatgcatgaaaatttcatttctgcacagttaatagtaaaaaaacaaccttaaatATATGAAGGAAATAAAACTACAACAGCACATCCCAAAAtcgatttttgttgattataaaaacaatacttttgcACAAAGGACGTTTTTTcactaaaactaatgtaaagtcaGTATAGTCATGTAGgtctaatcatttttttaccaaaaccaattttaatggaaatatgaccggtatgccatcataAGCGAATAGCGCCTATGATCACAGGCGCCTTTCCCCTAAATATATAATGTTCATGTGAATGCATCCCAAAAACAAAGATAACAACgaagaacaattttttacaagcgctttaaatttaaaaaatggaataaaagtttttaaaaataattactataaaATAGCGGACTAGTAGACTAGGTTTACAAATCTAATCCAGTTTACTTATCTAAATACTAAATACATAATACTAAATACATAATACTAAATACATAATACTAAATACATAATACTAAATACATAATACTAAATACATAAACCAAAACAATTGCATTTTaagtacactttttttttattcaactttttttctatgttttctTTTATGGTTTCAACTGCACAGTTGAAAccataaaaagaaacaaaaaaaaaaaaggctaccAATGCTGCCACGAACGATTCATGGTTTAATACCATCCATTATCTGATGTCACAGTCAACAAGTGTGGAATTTTAATTGCTGCTTATGTCGGAACAATACAACAGGTAATACCAGTACATTTGAATATCGCCTCACACGCACATATATcgccttaaaataaaaaataattgtttaagcaaatgttattatttacacattttttcttaaaccacATATATTATTGCATATTTGAAATTGAAACGAATGGTTTTTGGGGTGAAACCACCtataatatatttcattaattattaaataaaattgacatTGATTGACgaaaacaaaagtaaaagcGAAGTTCATTGAGAAAGCTATCAGCCCCTCTCTTCTATAATAACCTGCGTCAACATGAAAGCGGAGGACCAAAAACTTTATCagttgaaaaataaacaattggGTTTTTGGTTTGACACATAcagatataattattattgttcaaCACTATTTGAAAAACACAATGTAAGAGCATTAATTCAAAAATGACAAACCTTCATTGCAGTAGTAGATGTAAaacatgcggtagtggtgtagtggtaaagcgCTCGCTTTATATAGGGAGCTTATATAGTAAAAGTTGTTTCTCTCACCAAAACATTATACTTATGTTAGTAGTGTAAGTATTTTtggttgttgcttttttttggtgctattatatttaatcaaaatataatcaTACTATAAATAGCAGTGGCGTCGCTAAAATTGGTGTTACCCAGTACGGTAAACTTTTGGAGTCACCCCTCTTGTTCAGGCCTTCTTAAACTATGTAGTCGCGTTTGCTACGGGTTGCGTTGCAAAGCGTAATGGTGTTGCGTAGAAAAATTCTGTGGTTGCGAGagatatggttttaaaaattacaatttgaaTTGAAAGAATGTAAAATggtttttcactttttattttaattatttttttaataatttaatgcaTTACGCAAAAACGTTAAGattttacaaaagcaaaaaaattagcGCCAGAATTGTACGATGTGCTTCAGTATGCtgttaagaaatatttttaaccgattataaattttattagatcgaaatatttttaaccttaCGAAAATATGAACTTGctgctttttttcaaaatgatttatattatacatatatatatatatatatatatatatatatatatatatatatatatatatatatatatatatatatatatatatatataaataaagattttatccatattttgtatagaaaatactattttaaaaaacaatatggtTATTAGCATAAACTTTATAAGTTgtatataattatcatttttaaaattcactGAAATAAACACTATTTTGATTTTAGTGAATTTGCCTGATGGTAACCTTGATAAACATTTGCTAATTAatgtattgaattttttattatgtttaatatatgctataacaattattaaattaaaccaTATTAACCGATAATTTATCATTCTTAAAAAGTATTTGACACAAATTTTACAAGCgttttgtaaataacttttttttaaattaaaaaaaataccctTGAGTATTCGAAAAAATGAAGAATtacctttttttgaattttctgtaGATCAAGTTGAGTGGTACCGGGCACATAACTGCAAATAGGGATGGGATATGGGATGCAGCTGTATCATGTAAAATGAACACATATAAGTAAAAACTATACGCCATTAACATATCCAAAAAATACTAGATGTACATACGCATACAAGAAAATGCATAAATACAAGAAATGCATAAAATACCAAGTGCACATACGGATACAAATTTACACACAAGCACTGATGGGTTTTGGAGTAAAAGTGAAATGGGTTTTTTTCGAAATTAGTTTGATGCGTAGATACAGCACTAGCTTATAtataaatctgttttaaaatgtaacgtaataaaattttgaaaacgttTTATTTGACTGCATATCCGTACACGTGAGGAGATAATGACTTGAGGGGTCCACACGATTTTGTCATGTCAACGCAATATTCTTTATAAGAGTAGTTTGAAAAACCAGCTTTCGGTATTTCATTCTCTATTTGAATAGCACAGCATTGCACAAAGAATAAAGAAAGTGCgaaatttttttgccaaaacCATTGAGAACTAAAACGATATTTCTCTAATGTGTGTTcgataaaaaaaagcttaccACCAGGAAGCAATACGCGTTTAATTTCAGCAAGGGCACGAGATTTATTGCGAACTGAACACAGAGAATGAAACGATACTACGCATGAAACGGACTCATCAGATAAACAACTTAATTCTTCCATTCGagtgcaaaaaaatttgacagactcaaaatcatttattaaaatgttattcaGCAACTTTGATTCGCTTGATTCGTCAAAATCAGTTCCAATAATATTTGCTGACAAAGGATAATAAGAAAGATTAGCGCCGCCTCCAATATTAATATCAAGAATAACAAGTTTTTTGTCAGCATATAAAGGCAATCCATGTTCTTTATCAAGTCTGAAACAtctaaaaagttcttttttaaatttcagaacTTCTTCTTTATTACAAGAACgatggaaataaaaaatttctcgatcaaaatatgcaaaaaactCAGTTCGTCTAAGAATAAAAGGAACACATCGTCCAAGTAGAATCGCCGAAGCAGCATATATTAAGCCTAGAaaatttcgtaaaaaaaaatttagtattctATATTCCTACAAATAATGAGTTCATTATTCTTGAGAACCGCTGGTCAaattacatgtttattttaagtatctttttaaaatcaatattttatcgATATTCTGTAATGCGTAACAATTTCCGaaacaatgtaaaaattaaaatggaaatATGATAAACACTAAAAATACCTCTAACGAATTTGTTTTCAGGAAGACTATGGTGCAACCAGCACATAAGCTTTTTGACGTCATCAAACAAATCTTGCACACCCTCAAATAAATGAAAGGTTGTGATAGTAGTCAAACCAGAAACAATTAAATTCGacattttactataaatattttctttacttgTCTAAAATAAGAACAGAATTCTATTCACGTTGTtgtagaaaaacaaaaaagcaatgaaaaaaacatgaGGTTTTTCGTGTTTTCAAATTctgttcaaaataatatataattacatattgCACATTAAGAAATGTATGAATGaaattttgtttagtataaGGAAATAAGatgcatataaataaaacatcacTGCTATAGAGGTTTATCTCTTTCTAAAAACAAATCCATTACAGCATTCATGTTAAAAATCTTCTCATTATCGTACTGATGGTCATCTTTTATCTCCTCATAGTCTTTTCTTTTACTTACTATGTTTGAAAAAGACTCTATAGAAATCCGCATTGCTTCTTCGTGCGTAAcgtttttttcaatatgtttgtaatattcttttaaaaataaatcagttttaGTCTCTAATATACCAATGTCGTCTTGCAATAAAGAAACAGGATCACGACGAGCCTGAGGGTAAGCTTTATAAAATTCTCGCACAACGTCATCCATTGGAAGGACAATTTTTCGTATAGGAGTATTACACTCTACTTCATCGGCTAATGATAATAAACTAGTTTTAGGAGGAGGAAATCTCAGCACAATATCATACCATAAAGGAGGTGTTTTTAAACTCCCTGTTGCTAGCAGATGTTTTACACGAGTTATAATAGTTCCCTGAAGATGACGAGATCCaaccattttatattttctacaagtaaattttttttcatcatttaatctACCACTATCTATCTacctatctatatatatatatacacacacacacacacacatatatatacatacatatatataaatatatatatatatatatatatatatatatatatatatatatatatatatatatatatatatatatatatatatatatatatatatatatatatatatatatatatatatatatatatatatatatacatacatatatacagggtgcggtacaaaaatataaacagcaAAAGTTCCTGTACAAAATGAGAAACAAATTacactttaatttaaaacaaaaaaatactaaaagaatACGAAGAAATAGAATACTAAAAACacactatatattttttccgcaccctgtatatatatatacatacatacatacatatatatatatatatatatatatatatatatatatatatatatatatatatatatatatatatatatatatatatatatatatatatatatatatatatatatttgtatataaatagataaagtTTGTAACGTTTggtatttttctaaatatagttatttattattctatatttaataatttttttaaatatagaatactatatttaaaaaaatatcaaacaaagcGGTGGTGGGTGgtagagttttttaataaacagttaATGGGTTTGTGATAAACAAAAGAATACacttaaaagtataaatttaaaaaccaacttaatgcataacaaaaaacatttttacacaaACATTATCGTGAACTATTAATTAACTTGATTCTTAAACTTCTTTGCAAGTAAGCATGATAGAACCATTCAAAACTATTATGAGGGGGTggggttaaaatatttttgggtGAGAAAAAGTTTCattcaacaataataaatatataatataaaaatttaaaatatatagtattatataacaTGTTAAAACTACATTAAATTGATTTCGCATAAGTGTAAAAAcctgataataatgataataagaaaaagaaaaaaaaaactttaaaatgaaaaaaaaattattttaattttacatcaactatttatttaaaaagttctatttaaaaaactacaactttGTTATCAAAATGTTGAAGACAAGAAGCAAGGTAAGCATGAAAGCTTTGATGAATTCAATTCACAAGACCAAGTAAATACTAAGTCTTGTGAATTACATGCAATTCATCAGATTAAGTATTTACTTCttagattttatttatggttttgagttttaaaaaccGTACAATCAAATACATAAACTTTCATATATATAACAACATGAAAATCTATAAAAGAAGTAAAAGGTTTACAAAATGctacaagttttaaaataaacacaacaataaaataaattttcaagagCACTTTTCGATTGCAAGCATGCCATTTCTACCATTTGTATCAAAATACTCTAAAGATGGTACTCCACCTTTATTCATTAGATCTTCCactattttcttttctatatctttttttttaatatcttcttcTTTTGTCCAACTTTGGTCATGTTCTAATCTATATGAACCTAAGAATCTGTGGGGGCAGTTTGACCATTCCTGAAAAAAACacagttttacttttaaatttaaattttaagtttttctgttttatatcaagcataaaaaaacaatgtaagtatgttactatttatattctcatatattatatatatatatctcatatattatatatatacaggcctcggcGGGAGTAAATGAGCGCGAGAACGGAGAAAAGCTCTGTTAAAACCAACATGGCGAGTCATGCGAGCTGCTCTTCTTAACTGCTTTATACAAGAGCTTTTAGTTTTTGCACAAgctatctgtttatttatataaaattgcttattaaatacaaaatttagttttatacttGTTACTAGCATATGTTTTTAAcgttaatattacaataatatacacATAACAAGAGTCATTTATTGCGCcgtgaaaaaattctttagacataaaatttttttaactttgcaaaAACCGTGCCTGTTTATTATccaatgaattaaattttttgacttagcgtttttcattttagttacaataataattaaacttatgagaaaaaaaaaacttttccgaGAGCTGTAAGTTGCTCCCGTAAAGtgttttaggggagtgtgggcgagagcaagagctaaagctctcgcttcctgccgaggcctgtatatgtatcatatattatgtatatatcatatattatatatatatatatatctcatatatatatatatatatatctcatatatatatatagatatatatatatatatatatagatatatatatatatatatatatatatatatatatatatataaatttttgtcaaaaataattttgtttaaatttatttataaaaaataattctaatttaagCCTGAACAAACAAACCTGAACAAAACTTggaaaaacataaatcaaaaacacccaagagatttttaataattttttttaatgtgctaCTATCGCATATTCTATTACATTACTATtacaataaaagatttaatgctTTTAATGCATCTTTGCaccttttattattattttttatttatagctaATATTAATATTCAATATTAACCAATGTTTTGAAATCTGATTCAAATCTATGCTCATTTACTCATTTAgatcaataaaacttataaaaaatctgATTATGCAGAGACTAAATGCAGACATGAAAATAAGtaccctttaaaaaaaacaaaaacaaatgaccaataaaattatactaattctaaagaattcttttaatgattttttaattttctaatgtAGATGATGCAACTTACTGGTTGCAAAATAACTACAgttattacataattaattaagaaacaAGCTGCCGAAAATTAGATatatgtttttactaatttataattactctgttctttaagaatattgagcactctatttatAGAATACACtaatataatttacatatatgtgtatatatatatatatatatatatatatatatatatatatatatatatatatatatacatatatatatataatttagtgcTAGTTTCTTATAAACAACTTTCTTATCAAAAAAACAGCATAACTTTGACAATTatgttaataacaaataaataaaaattgaactttaaatttaatattaatctttTACTTGCTGAAAATctcaattttaatttgtttatattgtattaGTACTTACATAACAGCTGCAGACTAACCTGGAAACCTCAATTAATTCAATAAAGGTGCACAGCCAAAAAAGTTCATTTACgcaattaacttttaaaaacgaTAAAAGATAAACTCACAAATTATCTGGGTAACCGATAAGGTAATACCCAGGTAAGAAACACTGTTTTactaatttcaatatttttcaccaattattaatagattacaTACGGACAGAATctttcaacaatatttaaattttgaaataataataatcaaaacaatcCAGAAAAAACTAGTACCACTAACTCGAAgtattttgtcaactttttttgttttgatatttttgtttgttgcttCATTTCGTtggttatttaactttttaggattgtcatttaattatattaatttgagATTAAATAAcaagttcaaattaaaataataatttaaaacaaatttgttgtcaataaatttatttttgtaattttgacttttgttttactttaaatattatagactctagtatatttttacattagaGTTATgaacagtataaaaataaatcagttattgagttataattatgttgtttaataaatattattttattaaaaaacaatattttcaagtGACAATTTCTTTACCATGTTTGCTGTTTGCAGTGCACTGCAAATTGtgattttattgttgaaaaacatttacacagtaaatttaaagtaattgcaCAGTATTATTTACAGTAATTGCACAGTTTGCAGTTCACTGCAAACTGcgattttattgttaaaaaaaacgattttgcTAAATTTCGTTTTCCTAgacttttagttttctttatatttctaGTATATGAATTCAGTAGGTTATATTGGATTTATAcggcaataataaaaatttgcttttgtaataaaaaaaccaGTGTAAAACCAGTTACCGggttttacaatttataaaaggtgaaaatgtttttttttttaaactttccgGTTTTGCTAATCTGTGGAATGATCAGCCTGATTGGTTAACTGGTTAAAGATGCAtgataattttagtttaaattttgtttgttttttgctacttatacaaAGCGTTATCGTATACTGTGATATTTGGacactattttcaaaataatggtTACAtaagtgttctactatgtagttccaacaatttttattataattgttttattggtAGGGGAGAGTGGGGCACCATGAAGCAATATAATTGTGGAGGCATCTTAAGAGTTGTGGCAACCACTGCCATATGGTGAAACAGTTACTACTAGATGCtatgttttgacaaaaaatatcatttgaCATCTTTAGACCTGGGGTCAAAATTTATGCTTTTTGATGACaaactaatttatttgtttttttaaaattggtaagtTTTAGGGTATCTTATTTAATGTGTCTATCGGTaagtaatattttgtaaactacAGCCTATAAgctttttacttcattaaacaaaatcattgaaaaaacaagttgatacaaaaaataaaacaattttcttctACTAGCAAGTATGAGATAGGGCATTTGTGGGGCGCCCTAAAACTGTAAAATAGTACTCCATTGTTTcataaacaattctaaaaatcatttttat includes:
- the LOC124814692 gene encoding uncharacterized protein LOC124814692, with product MVGSRHLQGTIITRVKHLLATGSLKTPPLWYDIVLRFPPPKTSLLSLADEVECNTPIRKIVLPMDDVVREFYKAYPQARRDPVSLLQDDIGILETKTDLFLKEYYKHIEKNVTHEEAMRISIESFSNIVSKRKDYEEIKDDHQYDNEKIFNMNAVMDLFLERDKPL
- the LOC100206497 gene encoding thiol S-methyltransferase TMT1A, translating into MSNLIVSGLTTITTFHLFEGVQDLFDDVKKLMCWLHHSLPENKFVRGLIYAASAILLGRCVPFILRRTEFFAYFDREIFYFHRSCNKEEVLKFKKELFRCFRLDKEHGLPLYADKKLVILDINIGGGANLSYYPLSANIIGTDFDESSESKLLNNILINDFESVKFFCTRMEELSCLSDESVSCVVSFHSLCSVRNKSRALAEIKRVLLPGGKLFFIEHTLEKYRFSSQWFWQKNFALSLFFVQCCAIQIENEIPKAGFSNYSYKEYCVDMTKSCGPLKSLSPHVYGYAVK